actgtctgtcacacacagcacgtcagtgtggactgtcacacacagcacgtcagtgtggactgtcacacacagcacgtcagtgtggactgtcacacacagcacgtcagtgtggactgcctgtcacacacacagcacgtcagtgtggactgtctgtcacacacagcacgtcagtgtggactgtctgtcacacacacagcacgtcagtgtggactgtcacacacagcacgtcagtgtggactgtctgtcacacacacagcacgtcagtgtggactgtcacacacagcacgtcagtgtggactgtctgtcacacacacagcacgtcagtgtggactgtcacacacagcacgtcagtgtggactgtctgtcacacacacagcacgtcagtgtggactgtcacacacagcacgtcagtgtggactgtctgtcacacacagcacgtcagtgtggactgtctgtcacacacagcacgtcagtgtggactgtcacacacacagcacgtcagtgtggactgtcacacacacagcacgtcagtgtggactgtctgtcacacacacagcacgtcagtgtggactgtcacacacacagcacgtcagtgtggactgtctgtcacacacagtacgtcagtgtggactgtcacacacagcacgtcagtgtggactgtctgtcacacacacagcacgtcagtgtggactgtcacacacagcacgtcagtgtggactgtcacacacagcacgtcagtgtggactgtctgtcacacacacagcacgtcagtgtggactgtcacacacagcacgtcagtgtggactgtcacacacagcacgtcagtgtggactgtcacacacagcacgtcagtgtggactgtcacacacagcacgtcagtgtggactgtctgtcacacacacagcacgtcagtgtggactgtcacacacagcacgtcagtgtggactgtcacacacagcacgtcagtgtggactgtcacacacagcacgtcagtgtggactgtcacacacagcacgtcagtgtggactgtcacacacagcacgtcagtgtggactgtctgtcacacacagcacgtcagtgtggactgtcacacacagcacgtcagtgtggactgtctgtcacacacacagcacgtcagtgtggactgtcacatacagcacgtcagtgtggactgtcacacacagcacgtcagtgtggactgtcacacacagcacgtcagtgtggactgtcacacacagcacgtcagtgtggactgtctgtcacacacagcacgtcagtgtggactgtcacacacagcacgtcagtgtggactgtcacacacagcacgtcagtgtggactgtcacacacagcacgtcagtgtggactgtcacacacacagcacgtcagtgtggactgtcacacacagcacgtcagtgtggactgcctgtcacacacacagcacgtcagtgtggactgtcacacacagcacgtcagtgtggactgtcacacacagcacgtcagtgtggactggcTGCAGTTCGAACATTCAGTACCGTGGCTGGAGGGGTTCCTAGTGTATAAAACAGGACTTTAATGACTCTAGCTTTGAGGCTTGGTGGTGCCTGTACTCTCAGCTATTAgagaccgaggcaggagaattacttgAGCTCAGGAGTCTAAGGCTAGCCTGGCTAAACATAGCCAGtctttatctcaaaaataaggaaaattagCATGTTTTCCACATCCTGGTAGCAGGAGGTTGGAGAATCTCTGAGGTTAGCATTCTAGACATTTTGATTTCTACTCCTGTTTTTTCTTATACTTTGGTTCGGTgcactcatttattttattacactAAAATTCATTTATTCTGCACGTGTCCGTGTGAGTCTGCATGTGCTGCGGTGCCactgtggacatcagaggacagcttacagaGCTGGTTCCTTTCTTTCAATGGTGTGGGTCCTGAGAATCAGGCTCAGCTGGCTAGGCTCGGCAGCAGTCCTTTTACTGCTGAACTATTTTGCTGGCCCAGCCCTCATTTTTTATGAGTCTGGAGATATTCCCAACCCCTACAGGTCAGAACTCTGTCTATTGCAGGCTCTATGAAGTCCAGCTATGCCGCCACTACCACCTGGGCTCTCCTCAATGTCGTCTGTCTCTGCTATCAGTGATCCCTGGCTATTAGTCCAGTGGCTTCCAGGAGTCATTTTCCCGGCATTGTgctgatcctgcttctgctgGACCCTCTCCTTGACTTACTTGTCCTGAGTAGCTTCTTACCTCTCTCTGGTCCTTTTCCATCCTCCCCATCACTCAGCAtcctccacccctcccttccATGGTGATCTTCTTTGTCCCTGACTCTCTGACCTTCATTCTATGCAAGGGGTCTGGAAGACCTTTCTCCAGTCCTATTGACTTTACCATTAGAGATCTTAACCTCTATTTCAGCTCCAAATTCTCTTAGCCTCAGGATTTAAATGACCACCCGATTGCTTACTGGACCAATTTCTCCTTCATAAGTTCCCCCAACTAACAGGACTCCCATGAGCCAAAATTGTACCAATCCGTATCTTCCTCATATCTATTTCTCTATTCATAGTATTTATTTAGTGACTGGCGTCGTAAGCTATCTGGTCTTTAATACCAGAAACATGGCATCATCTTGATTCTTTCTGTTCACTTCTCATATTTAATTATCTCCAGGTCACATAAATTTTGATCTGGATTGTTATAATAGGTTTTTAGTTGGATTGTCAGGACCTTGATGATCTGGCACAAGAGAGTATAagtattatttctgttttgttcatgTGTTTCTCCAGTGCCAAACACAGCACCTGACATTCTAGGTACCTAACATTAACATCTATTGATTGAATATATGAGAAGTCAGCAGACAACAGTGCAGCCTCAACCCCACAGTGAGCATGCTCCTCTCAACAGGTTCCCCTCTGCCTAGATTACAGAGAAAGTTAGCAGACAACAGTGCAGCCTCAACCCCACAGTGAGCATGCTCCTCGCAACAGGTTTCCCTCTGCCTGGATTACAAAgaaatctttgtatattttgtccCTTCTGCCTGCACATGGCAGGCTCATATCTGCTCATCCCTCAAGACTTGGTCCCTCTTTGTTATCCACAGGAAACTTTGTGTTTCCCAGGCTTGGTTAAATAGATATCCTTTTGGGTCCCAGATACTAAAGTAGCACTTAccttgtttcttatatttttctgaTTACATCAAAAACAATCTCTTTAAtggtttgttgttgtgtttttgttttaagagacagcatttctttgtgtagccctggctgtcctggactatGCTGGCCtcgagatttgcctgcctgtacttgctgagtgcttggattaaaggtgtgtgcaccatcaCCTGGCATAACAGTATGCGTTTAATTATTGCGTTCAATCATAAGGAACACTCGACAATGTTTCTTAAGTTTACAGAAACATCTCAGGAGTATCTGACTCCATGTTTTGCGTTTGTCAAGCAATCGACAGCACTTCAATGGTGTAGTGATTTTGGTGATGTAAAGCTggttggtggggctggagagatggcgcttAACTTGCAGCGGTTATGAGCACTCACTACTCTTCTagtggacccaggttcaattccagaacccacacggtTTTAGCtgtacaaccatctataactccaattttaggggatctgatgttctcttctggcctcttcaggtactGAGCATGCGTactcacagacatatatgcaggcaaaccacccatacacatttttaagagggggggggaaggagggagagagggaaggagggagggagagaaggaagactaGCCAGATGTGGTGCCCTGTATCTTTCATcagagcacttgggagacagagggaaaaggatctctgagtttcaggtcattctggtctatagaacaagtttcagtacagccaaggatacacagagaaaccctgtctcaaaaaaaaaatccagaaaagaaaaaagaaaaaaaaactggttggTGATTTCAGGTTGCTCATtctattctttatatattattttatgtatatgaagtgaaatgaaaaacatttttaaggaaTCATCATCTCTGCTAGTTCCTATATTAGACTTAGGAGACACAGGGACATATAACCTCAGAGCCTACCTTCATGTTGCTTGCAAAAGGATGAAAACGTTGTACACACGATAACAAATGGGCTTTTGTTggtttgcagtgctggggatgtgaCTAGGGTGTGTACATCCTAGGTAAGGCCTGCActgcttcttctcctccttcttctaattgttattattgttgttgttgttattttcaagatagggtttctctgtgtagtcctggaactcactctatagacttggctggcctcacactcagaaatctgcttgtctctgcctccagattccttggattaaagacatgcaccgctattgcctgacttttttttttttttggacaggtcTCATTCTGCAGTTATTCTGGCTTGGACCTAGCAAAGATCCTTCTgacttagcctcctgagtgctaggattacaagtctGAGACATCACATCTACCCAGCCCGTGGTgctttgaaacaggatttcatgAAAATCTGAAATTATCCAGTTCTCAGTTCCTGAGATTTCAGGCATGCCCAGCTGACACAGTGTGGCTTGCAAGCATGCCGTATGTGTTCTATGCTTTTTTCAGAGACAATACTGAGAAGTCAAGCAGGCTTTGAAGCATCCTTTCGGTGGACAGAAATGCAGCTGCTCAGAGTCATTTAAAAGCAGTGCATATTCCTGTGAAACGGTTCTGTTCTCCTGTAGCACAAGGTTCCTTAGGCAGGATGAGGCGGAGGAGCACAGCGGGACTAGCTAATGAAGACCCTGCACTGTAGCACAAGGTTCCTTAGGCAGGATGAGGTGGAAGAACACAGCGGGACGAGCTAATGAAGACCCTGCACTGTAGCACAAGGTTCCTTAGGCAGGATGAGGCGGAGGAGCACAGCAGGACTAGCTAATGAAGACCCTGCATTGTAGCACAAGGTTCCTTAGGCAGGATGAGGCGGAGGAGCACAGCAGGACGAGCTAATGAAGACCCTGCACTGTAGCACAAGGTTCCTTAGACAGGATGAGGCGGAGGAGCTCAGCAGGACGAGCTAATGAAGACCCTGCACTGTAGCACAAGGTTCCTTAGGCAGAATGAAGCGGAGGAGCTCAGCAGGACTAGCTAATGAAGACCCTGCACTGTAGCACAAGGTTCCTTAGACAGGATGAGGCGGAGGAGCTCAGCAGGACGAGCTAATGAAGACCCTGCACTGTAGCACAAGGTTCCTTAGGCAGAATGAAGTGGAGGAGCTCAGCAGGACTAGCTAATGAAGACCCTGCACTGTAGCACAAGGTTCCTTAGGCAGGATGAGGCGGAAAAGCACAGCGGGACGAGCTAATGAAGACCCTGCACTGTAGCACAAGGTTCCTTAGGCAGGATGAGGCGGAGGAGCACAGCGGGACGAGCTAATGAAGACCCTGCACTGGCACACTAAGCCATTCACACTTCAAGTTCCTGTAGATGGGGCAGCCACCACGGTTCCTGGGAAATCCGAAAGCTAGGCAAATCCTGCCATTTGGATTCATTCCCTGATGACAGGAGTCCCCTCTCAGCCGCCCCTTTACCTGGCTTCTCCTCACTCCAGGGCCTTCAGCTCTCAGCATCTGCACAGAagctgggaagcaggaagataaGGGCTCATCCCTCCATTTCAGAATGGAGGTGTTGAGAGGGTGAGTTGCCAATCACCACAATGTTTAGGAGCAGGACTCCAAAGGGATGCTTGCACAGGGAGGGTAAGTGTAAGGAAGAGGAGCAAGTGTGAACACCTGGGGAAGTCccagtgcaaacacacacacacaccgcacaggAAGAGACACATGGGGTCCAAAGGAAGGAGCGGCTGCAAGTGCTTGGTGTCCACATTGGAGGGGGCTACTTCAtagaggaggaggtgtggagcaGGAAGCTGTGGGTGAGGCAGGACAGAGCTGAAGGGGCAGGAAGGGGGTGAGGAGGGCCCATgcgagggagaggaagaaaaaagcccACAGTGTGACCCTCACAACTGCTTCTAGCGAGACAGTTATGCGTCAGTGGCTTGGTTTGGTTAGCCGTGTGGCTTTTGTGTACGGTGGAGGGTTAGCAGGGAGCAGGCGGCCTGGGTCTGGATCTGatttctgtctcccttctccttttgCTCTAGGGGACCAAGCTCTTGGAAGCCAGCATGTGTAGGTCCCAGATTCTTCCCTCCCAACCTCCCCAGACATAAATCACAAGTGATTTCATTAAACGCACCTCCTGCTGGGGATGTTGGCTCATAATTCCTCTCTGATTAACCCCCACTACCCCGGCAAGTTTATAGgccaagggagggaggggaggaggggaggggaaaaggagggatGGGGGAATCCCAGGCGGGTGATGGATGCTTCTGTCAGCCCAGCTCGTATTTATTAATAGTCTTAATACGGGAAGCAATAAAGGAAGAGAGGGgttctattaattaaatcattgttaTAATTAACTTTCATTAAAGGAGGATCAATAAAGAGAGGTtgagatggagagaagagagagatccATTATCTCCAATTTCCTTGGAAAGGATTCAGGGAATGAGATGGGGTTGCTAGGAGACAGAGAcgtgagagaagaaggaaggatgtAAGATGTCATCCAGGTGCTGCAGGAAGAGGGTGGGTGAGGGCAGGGATTGTGGGGGTGGCCAATGAGTGAACCTGAAGGGAATGGAAGGAGCTGAGAAGGGTGCTTTGGGGACAGAGCAAGGGAGCTGTAGGTGTCTGGCAGGGCACACAGAGCCTTGATGTATGCTTTATGGTGCCGTGGATGTTGGTTGGGGTAGATGAAGAGTGCGTGGGGTATGTGAAGATGCATCCCAGGGAGGTAGGGATGCTAAAATCTTGACACTTTGCAGCTTAGGGCAGATCTCACTAGACAGAACTCGAAGGTGTATACCTATCGGCCCAGGGTGTGACAGAGGTGGCCACAGAGGGTGCAGGCATGAGCAACAGAAACCTGGCCTTCTCCCGCATGTCCCTTCCCATCCCATTATCGTTAAAAATATGCTGCAGGCCAGACCCACTGTAATGTGCCTGTCTAtcatttcccttcctcccaccagtGTCCAGGAGCCTGAGGCCCTCTTTTTCATAGTGATGCCTCTTGACAAGAACACACTGTATGACAGCAGTAACACgtatcatataaatatatttgtccAAGTTACAGATAAGGAGGGCAGTTTAAGGGAGAGGGGTTCTTATTGCTGTGGGGGGCCTGGAGAGGGCTGGGAAATGGGGGCACCTGGGATCCTttgtcccccaccccatccctcacAAAAGGCACAAATACATTTCCATCTGAGGACTTGGATATGAGGTGGTATGAGAAGGTACAGGAAtccttaaaaatacaaaagaaacttCCAAACTTATGACCTATAGCTATGGGAGAGGCTGGACAGGTGTGTAAAGCGGTGGGGAACAGAGAGAACCAGTGAAGCCAAGGACTGAAAAGACCCCATGAGCTCATGCTGCTGCTTCCATGCAGGCCCAGAAAAAACTCgagtaaacaaacaaactctgAATTAGAGAGGGTGGGGTGCCCAAGAGCTGGCTTTCGGGCATCAgaagggggtgtgtgtgtgtgtgtgtgtgtgtgtgtgtgtgtgtgtgtgtgtgtagctgtgtacTTGAGCTAGCAATGAATAATTCTGTTCCCACAGGGGAAACCCCTTCATCTTGGTTCCTATAAACTGTTTTCAGAGAGTAAACTCAGCCACTGCTTCCAAGACAGATCCCTGCCTGGGACAGAGGAGTCAGGATAGAAGATGGAGTTATAAAGCCCGGGACAGAAGCAGGACGCAGGCATGGTTTGTAGGAACAGAATATTACAGAGCCCAGAGTGATGGAAAATGGGCACGAGctcatatttgtgtgtgagtttgtgtctaCATACTAGGGAGGGGTGAAATCACTCAAAGGTGAAGGGGTCCTGGGTGCTGAGAAAGAAATGTCCATCCATGTGGTCCTCCAGGGCGTGCTTGCCACTCTCAGGAGGGAAGTGCTCCTTACAGACAGGACATTCCTTCCAGGGAGGGGTGGCTGACACCCCAGTGCCGACCTCCGACAGGGAACCCACTGCAAAGCCACTGGAGAGAGATGAGGAAAATTGAGAGGGTCAGGGTGTTCCAGTGCCTTCACTGTTATCTTTAATATCGGGCTCAAGCTTGCCATGAAGCAGAGGGTGACCCCTGAGCTCCtcattcccctccctttcctcccaagggctgagactCCAAGCAGGCACCACCATGTCCAACTTCTGTTGCCTTCTTGACCTGGAGACCTCAGGGAACAAAACCCATGTGTTTCTTGTTCCCAATGTGCCATCCTGGTCACTCTCTGCTCAAGCCTCTCCTACGGCATTTTTCTGCCCACGATACTGGAGGCCTTAGTTCTTTAGATGGCCATGTCCTCTCTTCATGAGCCCCTGCCGGTGTCTGCGGTACAGAACCCATCCCCCatcctcctgctctcctccctccatctccgtCTGCTGCCTAATGAGGCTGAAAATGAGTCTGACACTGTTCTTCATCTTCCTGCTCAGCAGAGAGAgcgatgacagcacaggtcctttCTGCCCCAAGCAGGTGATAATGCTCTTTTCCCTAAGGCTCTGCCTGCCTCACTAGGACCTGACACCTGAGGACACCCCCACCCCTGGTCCCCTCCCAGTCTCCCAGGAAGTCAGAGATGAGGAACATCTCAGGCACTgtcagacagatgctggatggtgGTCTCCACGGTCTCCAGCTTTGGTCACGCTCTTTCTTCCTGAAGACCTAGGTACCTACCTGGTGGTTGGGGAGGGGAtaggagcaggagagaggggaagcAGGGTAATTTGGGCTCCACAGAAGATGATGATACAACAACACAGAAGccaggcaagagagagagagagagaacgtgaaAACACCTGGGACCAGTGGCGGTGCTGACATTTCTGCCAACCACAACGGTACTGTGACTGCTCGCACCTGACCTCCTTCCCTCACCTGGCCATGTCACAGAAGGCACTGCTGAGTTCAGGAAGCAGGAGACTGGCCTCCTCACCCCCACTCTGCACAGCCGCCATCAGGACTGACTTCTCATCTTCAGCCTCCTGGAACCAGAGAGACAGCACTGGATTTGGGTGGTGCTCTGAGGCAGGGAAGTGACACTCTGGGGTGGGTAAGGGCAGAGAAGCCAAGGCTGGTGCTGGACAGAGGGTGGAAGGAAGACTGAGGCAAGGCTGGGGCTGGAAGCACTGAGGTTATTGAGTGGGCCTGGGTTATGGGTGATTCTGttagtagtctttttttttttttaagagaagatTTCACTACATCTGTGATCTTGGCTGGCCTAGagttaagtagcccaggctgaccttgaactctctccAAGTGCTGGGTCTGAAGGCCTGAACCACCAAGCCTAGTCCTGTTAGTAGTGTTGAAGAGAGGCCAGGCCTGCCTCCTCCAGCCCAGAGTAAGAATGCTGTGTGGTGCAGGCTTTCTGCCCTGGCTCGCGTGGGACTCTCCTGCCTGCTTACTACAGTGCCTGTGGGCTCTAACTACTCACTGAGTCAGAGCTGCTGTCCTCCCCTGGCCCTGAGAGGTGGGGAGCAATGGGTGCTGGCTGGTTGATGACAACAAGGGGAGAGGAGCCTGGGCTTCCACGCTCACACAAGCCATAGGAAGGGAGCCTCATGTCCTCTGGGGACTCATCCTCTGAGTCTGACAGGGCTGCAGGGCCATCTATGGGAGGGAaggcagacagagaagaaaggtcaGCCACAGGGACAGTTCAACTGCAGAGGGCCCTGGTTAAGGGAAGGGAAGGCCAGGCCACTTCCTCAAAGAGGGGGCAAGGGGAAGAGGTGTCACAGATTGGGGACAGACTCAGCCCAGCGGTGGCCTCCTCGTCCTCTGTGGCAGCATCTTCATCCCACTTTTCATCTGCCACCTGCTCCAGCCGCGCCTCCAGCTTCCTCATGTACTCCAGCAACTCCTGGGGTGGGCAGCAAACAGGCAGCTGCTGAAGCCTGCAGGGGCCGACGCTGCGGCCCCCCGATCTTTCCACGCTCCAGATGACATCGTAGACGCTTCCACCATGGGGTGGAGCTGCACAAGGCAGATCCCCTTAATTGGGAGCTCTCCTCTACCCTGCACCCCGATCCCTTCTGGTGTTCTTCCCCTGCACAAAGTTAGCTCCGAAGAGGAGTCTGTGCCTCCTTTTCAGCCCTTGCATCCTCAAAGAGATTCCGGCTTCTGAGCCAAGAGATTACCAAGATGATACAGAAGTTTGAGTCCCCTAGCCCTTGGCTCTGGCATCCAGGGCTTGAACTGCACACGAGTCTTACCTGTTtctctgcctgcagctgctccttTTCCTTCTGGAGCACACGGAGGGCTGAGCGCAGCTCTGTCAGCTCTCGCTTACTCTCTGACAGCTGCACCTGAGGGAAAAGGGTCATGGAGCCTGGAGCCTGCAATGTGCCACCAAGAACCTGGTCCAAAACTTCAACTAGGTTCTCTCTTGTTCCACACACAAAGCACTTCTTCCACAGGGCCCCTGTCTTGGTTCCCAGGGCTCAGGCTAAAGTCCTAGACTCTACCTCTCAAATGTGGCCCCAGGTAACTGTCTTAGGCTGGGTGAATTCCATAAGTCACCCCATAACTCTCCTGGGTTATCCCTCCAGGACCAGAAGTGCACTCTGTGAGCAGAAAGGGAATGTGCTCACTCAAACCCTGAGGGCTGCAAGTCATTACAGTACTTCAGAGCCAAGAGACCGACGAGAGACCGTGAAAGGGGCCCTAATCCTTCAGGACAGGGGACTGACTCCAAGCTGGCAGGGCACCTCACCAGGCTAGAATCCTTTTCTCGGGCCAGTTCAGTCTTGAATACGTGGCTCTGGCTCCTCTCCTCCTGTACGGTCTTCTCTAGCCGGAGGATCTCTGCGCTCAGCTTCAGGACCTTGTCCTTCTCAGCCTAGAGATGGTACAAAGGACAATGGGAGGGAGGGGGTGAAGTGGCAAGAGATGTCAGGAAATAGCATTGCCCTTGCTGGGTCCCGTTCTTCTATGTCTGGGGGCTAAGCTGTGTCTGAGCAAGCTCCTTACTTCTGCTCCTCACTGAAGCAGGAGCTCTGTGTTACAGGAGTGGGCAGGGCCCGGTGCCCATGACAGTGAGTGTTCCTACAAGGATGGTCACTAGGAAAGGTATTTTGGTGATCAGGACTGGGATTCCTTGTTAGGGCTGGTTCATGCCTGGAAATCAAGAGTACCTCCCCTCATGTCCTCCAAGGGTCTccgctcctctcccctcctcccagagcACCTGACTACAGGTCAGAGTTCCCTCTACCTCCATATTCTGCAGCAGCCCTGTCCGCTCCTTGCTCCACTGGCACTTTTCCTCCTTCATGTGCAGGCTGAGCTCAGCCAGTCGGCCACTGACTTCAGCCACTTCCAGTCGACTGCGGTGCAGCTCAGCTATGGTGCGGTCCCTGGCTCCCGCTGCGCTGGCCAACTCCTCCCCAAGAAGGGCAGCTTTCTGTTGGCTTGAGGCTGCAAGTTCCTGGACCCCTCGAAGTTGCTCTTTCAGGGGTTCCAGTTCGGCCTCCAGAGAAAAAGGACAGAGATCAGATCCTTCTTGTGAATCACTTGTGAGACGGGGCCCCCTCATCAGATCCTTCTTGTGAACACTTGTGAGACGGGGCCCCCTCATCAGATCCTTCTTGTGAACCACTTGTGGGACGGGGCCCCCTCATCGGCACACAGGACGGCGTTGTTTACCTTAGCTGTCTCAGCCTCTTCTCTCTGGACACCCAAACGTGTCTAGACTACTTTGGATCTCCCACTCTTCCTATCACCTACAAAGCTTCACTCACCACTTTCTGCTGGGCTTGAGCCAGGGTGCCCTTCAAGTGGGCCACCTTCTCCTTCAGCTGCTGCACCTGAGCACCCTGCTCTTCCTGCCGGCCCTTGGCCTCCTGCAGCTCTACAGTTAAGCGGCAGTTCTCCTCTCGGACCATCTGGAACTCGACCTgatggaagtggaggcaggtaAGGATCAGGGGAGGAGTGTGGGTGCACCAGGGGCAAGTTGCCTTCCTGCCCGCGTGATGAGAGAAGGCGGGGTCCATTTTTTAGATTCAGTACAAGTGGAAGCCGTCAGCTCTTGCCAGCTCTTCTTGGGCCCTCAGCTCAAAGGGTCTCAATCTTGAGCGTCTAGCTTCAGCTCCTGAATGAAGTGTCACAGCCTGAGTTCTTGGGCAGCAGCATCCCACTGTGCTTTTTCACTCTCCTTTAAACCAGGACAGAATATTGCACCTCTCATGACAGACCTTCTCCTTCCCTGAGTCTCTGGGTCTCTAGTCCCTCTTCCTGCACTACGGTCCTGCGACTGGCCACTAACGCACAATCCTCCTCCTGCTTGTCACCTGCGTGCTGATATTACAGGTCCTGGGATCACTGCCATTTCTGTCTGCTGTACTGAGCACTTCTTAATTCACCTAGCTGAACATATGGGTGCTAtgcttgcttctcttctctccctagcAGTTCACAGGAGAAAGTGATAGATTTTTCCACTCTCCATCCTGGCCACAACTATCTTCTCTTGTTTATTATGGCCATAACCACATTAGCTCAGGCGTGGCTGTTCCTATGGGATGACTGGAGAGTGTTGTAACTAGTTATTTTCTAGTAGGTGATCAGCACTTCTCAGTACAATTCTTTAGGCACTTTTCACTGAGGTGAAAAAGGTTCAACTCCAGATCCTTCAGTGTGATGCCCACCTCCCTCAAACTCTGCAGATCCTCCAGGGTGATGCCCACCTCCCTCAAACTCTGCAGATCCTCCAGGGTGATGCCCACCTCCCTCAAACTCTGCAGATCCTCCAGGGTGATGCCCACCTCCCTCAAACTCTGCAGATCCTCCAGGGTGATGCCCACCTCCCTCAAACTCTGCAGATCCTCCAGGGTGATGCCCACCTCCCTCAAACTCTGCAGATCCTCCAGGGTGATGCCCACCTCCCTCAAACTCTGCAGATCCTCCAGGGTGATGCCCACCTCCCTCAAACTCTGCAGATCCTCCAGGGTGATGCCCACCTCCCTCAAACTCTGCAGATCCTCCAGGGTGATGCCCACCTCCCTCAAACTCTGCAGATCCTCCAGGGTGATGCCCACCTCCCTCAAACTCTGCAGACTCCAGGGTGATGCCCACCTCCCTCACACTGCATATGCACATTCCCTTAGGCTgtctctttcatctttctttgtttactttttttaatttgtattgttttatattttgaagacaaggtcttgctatgtagccaaggctactTCAAGCTTacggcaatcttcctgcctcggtttccccagtgctgggattacagtacCATCACACTCTGCTCAAATTCCATTTTTCATGTGTGAGCAGTT
The Microtus pennsylvanicus isolate mMicPen1 chromosome 2, mMicPen1.hap1, whole genome shotgun sequence DNA segment above includes these coding regions:
- the Calcoco1 gene encoding calcium-binding and coiled-coil domain-containing protein 1; translated protein: MEESSLSRAPSRGGVNFLNVARTYIPNTKVECHYTLPPGTMPSTSDWIGIFKVEAACVRDYHTFVWSSVPESTTDGSPTHASVQFQASYLPKPGAQLYQFRYVNRQGRVCGQSPPFQFREPRPMDELVTLEEADGGSDILLVVPKATVLQNQLDESQQERNDLMQLKLQLEDQVTELRSRVQELEKALSTARREHSELTEQYKALSRSHGELSEERDILSQQQGEHVARILELEDDIHTISDKVLMKEVELDRVRDSVKALTREQEQLLGQLKESQADKEQSKVEFQMVREENCRLTVELQEAKGRQEEQGAQVQQLKEKVAHLKGTLAQAQQKVAELEPLKEQLRGVQELAASSQQKAALLGEELASAAGARDRTIAELHRSRLEVAEVSGRLAELSLHMKEEKCQWSKERTGLLQNMEAEKDKVLKLSAEILRLEKTVQEERSQSHVFKTELAREKDSSLVQLSESKRELTELRSALRVLQKEKEQLQAEKQELLEYMRKLEARLEQVADEKWDEDAATEDEEATAGLNGPAALSDSEDESPEDMRLPSYGLCERGSPGSSPLVVINQPAPIAPHLSGPGEDSSSDSEAEDEKSVLMAAVQSGGEEASLLLPELSSAFCDMASGFAVGSLSEVGTGVSATPPWKECPVCKEHFPPESGKHALEDHMDGHFFLSTQDPFTFE